One stretch of Streptomyces sp. NBC_01363 DNA includes these proteins:
- a CDS encoding dihydrolipoamide acetyltransferase family protein, which translates to MTTMTDTSNAARFREFKMPDVGEGLTEAEILKWYVQPGDTVTDGQVVCEVETAKAAVELPIPFDGVVHELRFPEGTTVDVGQVIIAVDVAPGSGDAAPAPAAVPAPVAEPEPSEPEAPKGRQPVLVGYGVAESSTKRRARKGTAASVPAAAAAIQGEMNGHATAVPESRPLAKPPVRKLAKDLGIDLATVVPTGEGGIITREDVHAAAKPVPAQAPAPVAAEPAPAPEAPAPAVVATAGARETRIPVKGVRKAIAQAMVGSAFTAPHVTEFVTVDVTRTMKLVAELKEDKEMAGVRVNPLLIIAKALLVAIKRNPGVNAAWDEANQEIVQKHYVNLGIAAATPRGLIVPNIKDAHEQTLPQLAASLGELVSTAREGKTSPAAMAGGTVTITNVGVFGVDTGTPILNPGESAILAVGAIKLQPWVHKGKVKPRQVTTLALSFDHRLVDGELGSKVLADVAAILEQPKRLITWA; encoded by the coding sequence GTGACAACGATGACCGACACTTCCAACGCTGCTCGCTTCCGTGAGTTCAAGATGCCCGACGTGGGCGAGGGACTGACCGAGGCCGAGATCCTCAAGTGGTACGTCCAGCCCGGCGACACCGTCACCGACGGCCAGGTCGTGTGCGAGGTCGAGACGGCGAAGGCGGCCGTGGAGCTGCCGATCCCGTTCGACGGGGTGGTGCACGAGCTGCGTTTCCCCGAGGGCACGACCGTCGACGTCGGCCAGGTGATCATCGCGGTGGACGTGGCACCGGGCAGCGGTGACGCGGCCCCCGCCCCGGCCGCCGTGCCCGCGCCGGTTGCCGAACCGGAGCCGTCGGAGCCGGAGGCTCCCAAGGGCCGTCAGCCGGTCCTGGTCGGGTACGGCGTCGCCGAGAGCTCGACCAAGCGGCGGGCCCGCAAGGGTACGGCCGCTTCCGTACCGGCCGCCGCCGCGGCGATCCAGGGCGAGATGAACGGCCATGCCACCGCGGTCCCGGAGAGCCGGCCGCTGGCCAAGCCGCCGGTCCGCAAGCTGGCCAAGGACCTGGGCATCGACCTGGCGACGGTCGTCCCGACCGGCGAGGGCGGGATCATCACCCGCGAGGACGTGCACGCGGCGGCCAAGCCCGTACCGGCGCAGGCCCCGGCGCCCGTCGCCGCGGAGCCCGCCCCCGCTCCCGAGGCCCCGGCTCCGGCCGTCGTCGCCACGGCGGGCGCCCGCGAGACCCGTATCCCGGTGAAGGGCGTACGGAAGGCCATCGCCCAGGCGATGGTCGGCAGCGCCTTCACGGCTCCGCATGTCACCGAGTTCGTCACCGTCGACGTGACGCGCACGATGAAGCTGGTGGCGGAGCTCAAGGAGGACAAGGAGATGGCGGGGGTGCGGGTCAACCCGCTCCTGATCATCGCCAAGGCGCTCCTGGTCGCGATCAAGCGGAACCCGGGCGTCAACGCCGCCTGGGACGAGGCGAACCAGGAGATCGTCCAGAAGCACTATGTGAACCTGGGCATCGCTGCCGCGACCCCGCGCGGACTGATCGTGCCGAACATCAAGGACGCGCACGAGCAGACGCTCCCGCAACTGGCCGCGTCACTGGGCGAGCTGGTCTCCACGGCCCGCGAGGGCAAGACGTCCCCGGCGGCCATGGCGGGCGGCACGGTGACCATCACCAACGTCGGCGTCTTCGGCGTCGACACGGGCACCCCGATCCTGAACCCGGGCGAGTCCGCGATCCTCGCGGTCGGTGCGATCAAGCTCCAGCCGTGGGTCCACAAGGGCAAGGTGAAGCCCCGTCAGGTCACCACGCTGGCCCTGTCGTTCGACCACCGCCTGGTCGACGGCGAGCTCGGCTCCAAGGTCCTGGCGGACGTCGCCGCGATCCTGGAACAGCCGAAGCGCCTGATCACCTGGGCGTAG
- a CDS encoding response regulator transcription factor: MREQGKITVFLLDDHEVVRRGVHELLSSEDDIEVVGEAGTAADALVRIPATRPDVAVLDVRLPDGSGVEVCREVRSQDDNIKCLMLTSYADDEALFDAIMAGASGYVLKAIRGNELLNAVRDVAAGKSLLDPVATARVLERLRDGKKGRGEDKLAGLTDQERKILDLIGEGLTNRVIGERLHLAEKTIKNYVSSLLSKLGMERRSQAAAYVARLQAEKR, translated from the coding sequence GTGCGCGAACAAGGAAAAATCACCGTTTTTCTGTTGGACGACCACGAAGTCGTCCGACGCGGAGTCCATGAATTGCTCTCGTCCGAGGACGACATCGAGGTCGTCGGCGAGGCCGGCACCGCGGCGGACGCGCTGGTCCGTATCCCCGCGACCCGGCCCGATGTGGCGGTGCTCGACGTACGGCTGCCGGACGGCAGCGGGGTGGAGGTCTGCCGGGAGGTCCGTTCCCAGGACGACAACATCAAATGCCTGATGCTCACCTCGTACGCCGACGACGAGGCACTCTTCGACGCGATCATGGCGGGTGCGTCGGGCTATGTGCTGAAGGCGATCCGGGGCAACGAACTGCTGAACGCGGTGCGCGACGTGGCGGCCGGGAAGTCGCTGCTGGACCCCGTGGCGACCGCCCGGGTGCTGGAGCGGCTGCGCGACGGCAAGAAGGGCCGGGGCGAGGACAAGCTCGCCGGTCTCACCGACCAGGAACGCAAGATCCTCGATCTGATCGGCGAGGGGCTGACGAACCGGGTGATCGGCGAGCGGCTGCATCTCGCCGAGAAGACGATCAAGAACTACGTCTCCAGCCTGCTCTCCAAGCTGGGCATGGAGCGGCGTTCGCAGGCCGCCGCGTACGTGGCCAGGCTCCAGGCGGAGAAGCGCTGA
- a CDS encoding pyridoxamine 5'-phosphate oxidase family protein, protein MSSEELQAIELLGRVRYGRLATSMRALPFLSVARHVVIDGRVVLRMHSGFGYHNACDGTVVAYGADNFDAAGPGVDGPGVDGDLWAVQFTGTAEIVHPAPGQRRLFGDGPARVNGEPFDPAYLRIEPHFVSVHTLGFDASQPIRPHSVI, encoded by the coding sequence ATGTCCTCCGAGGAACTCCAGGCGATCGAACTGCTCGGCCGCGTCCGCTACGGCCGGCTGGCGACGAGCATGCGTGCCCTCCCGTTTCTGTCGGTGGCCCGCCACGTCGTGATCGACGGCCGCGTGGTCCTGCGGATGCACAGCGGTTTCGGGTACCACAACGCATGCGACGGCACGGTCGTGGCGTACGGTGCGGACAACTTCGACGCCGCCGGTCCGGGGGTCGACGGTCCGGGGGTCGACGGCGATCTGTGGGCCGTGCAGTTCACCGGCACCGCCGAGATCGTGCACCCGGCACCCGGCCAGCGCCGGCTCTTCGGCGACGGTCCCGCCCGGGTGAACGGGGAGCCCTTCGACCCGGCGTACCTCAGGATCGAACCGCACTTCGTCTCCGTGCACACTCTGGGCTTCGACGCAAGTCAGCCGATTCGGCCACACAGCGTGATCTAA
- a CDS encoding alpha-ketoacid dehydrogenase subunit beta produces the protein MAMEKMSIAKALNESLRKALDTDPKVLIMGEDVGKLGGVFRITDGLQKDFGEDRVIDTPLAESGIVGTAIGLALRGYRPVVEIQFDGFVFPAYDQIVTQLAKMHARALGKIKLPVVVRIPYGGGIGAVEHHSESPEALFAHVAGLKVVSPSNANDAYWMMQQAVQSDDPIIFFEPKRRYWDKGEVETDSIPGPLHKASVARTGTDLTLVAYGPMVKVCLEAAAAAEEEGKSIEVLDLRSMSPIDFDAIQTSVEKTGRLVVVHEAPVFYGSGAEIAARITERCFYHLEAPVLRVGGYHAPYPPARLEDEYLPGLDRVLDAVDRSLAY, from the coding sequence ATGGCCATGGAAAAGATGTCCATTGCGAAGGCTCTCAACGAGTCGCTGCGCAAGGCTCTCGACACCGACCCCAAGGTCCTCATCATGGGTGAGGACGTCGGCAAGCTCGGCGGGGTCTTCCGGATCACCGACGGACTCCAGAAGGACTTCGGCGAGGACCGGGTGATCGACACCCCGCTCGCCGAGTCCGGCATCGTCGGTACGGCGATCGGCCTGGCCCTGCGCGGCTACCGGCCCGTCGTGGAGATCCAGTTCGACGGCTTCGTCTTCCCCGCGTACGACCAGATCGTCACGCAGCTCGCCAAGATGCACGCCCGCGCGCTCGGCAAGATCAAGCTGCCGGTCGTCGTCCGGATTCCGTACGGCGGCGGCATCGGTGCCGTCGAGCACCACAGCGAGTCGCCCGAGGCCCTGTTCGCGCACGTCGCGGGGTTGAAGGTGGTCTCGCCGTCGAACGCGAACGACGCCTACTGGATGATGCAGCAGGCCGTCCAGAGCGACGACCCGATCATCTTCTTCGAGCCGAAGCGCCGCTACTGGGACAAGGGCGAGGTCGAGACCGACTCCATCCCCGGCCCGCTGCACAAGGCCTCCGTGGCCCGTACCGGCACCGACCTCACGCTCGTCGCGTACGGCCCGATGGTGAAGGTCTGCCTGGAAGCGGCCGCGGCCGCCGAGGAGGAGGGCAAGTCGATCGAGGTGCTGGACCTGCGCTCGATGTCCCCGATCGACTTCGACGCCATCCAGACCTCGGTCGAGAAGACCGGCCGGCTCGTCGTGGTCCACGAGGCGCCGGTGTTCTACGGCTCCGGGGCCGAGATCGCGGCCCGGATCACCGAGCGCTGCTTCTACCATCTGGAGGCACCGGTGCTGAGGGTCGGCGGCTACCACGCCCCGTACCCGCCGGCGCGGCTGGAGGACGAGTACCTGCCGGGTCTCGACCGCGTGCTCGACGCCGTCGACCGCTCGCTGGCGTACTGA
- a CDS encoding DUF397 domain-containing protein, translated as MTDFRFRKSSYSEPNGECVEVACNVPRTVAVRDSKQPDGPVIVLGPAAWDAFRAGLVRSSD; from the coding sequence GTGACCGATTTTCGCTTCAGAAAGTCCAGCTACAGCGAGCCGAACGGCGAGTGCGTCGAAGTGGCTTGCAACGTCCCCCGCACCGTCGCCGTCCGCGACTCCAAGCAGCCCGATGGCCCCGTCATCGTCCTCGGCCCCGCCGCCTGGGACGCCTTCCGGGCCGGGCTGGTCCGGTCGTCGGACTGA
- a CDS encoding DUF5753 domain-containing protein produces MVKPRADMGNRVSTVLARQLGSQLLSFREAAGLNQTQAAQALSAQAAKIAKMEHGWVPFRDPDVVALCAAYGVDRPDTVDALLRLAKLDRERRRAKGWWVTSLTQGSLREYIAMEDVALRLRTWQLALIPGLFQTPEYMRALSVAAVSPDRIDEVERLVDVRVRRQRRLHGDNPLRVHAVIWEAALRQMIGGPQVMRQQLEHLRSLAEMPNIDVQVLPFRAGVHSCGGGPFNILSFVESGALDVVHMDGLRSTNWVEGAEESAAYTELFARTCAMSLSPYDSLRAMESIAKGMNE; encoded by the coding sequence GTGGTGAAGCCGCGCGCAGACATGGGGAACCGTGTGTCCACGGTCCTTGCACGTCAATTGGGCAGTCAGCTGCTGAGCTTCAGAGAAGCCGCCGGACTGAACCAGACGCAGGCCGCGCAGGCACTCAGCGCTCAGGCGGCCAAGATCGCCAAGATGGAGCACGGCTGGGTTCCGTTCCGGGACCCGGACGTCGTGGCGCTGTGCGCGGCGTACGGAGTTGACAGACCGGACACGGTGGATGCTCTGCTTCGGCTGGCCAAGTTGGACCGGGAACGGCGGAGGGCAAAGGGCTGGTGGGTCACCTCGCTGACGCAGGGGAGCCTGCGCGAGTACATCGCCATGGAGGATGTGGCGCTCAGGCTGCGTACATGGCAACTCGCTCTGATCCCAGGCTTGTTTCAGACACCCGAGTACATGAGGGCCCTCTCGGTCGCGGCCGTCTCGCCCGACCGGATCGACGAGGTCGAGCGTCTGGTCGACGTGCGAGTACGTCGCCAGCGGCGCCTGCATGGCGACAACCCGCTACGAGTTCACGCGGTGATCTGGGAGGCGGCACTGCGACAGATGATTGGCGGCCCGCAGGTCATGCGGCAACAGCTTGAGCATCTGCGCTCGCTGGCCGAGATGCCCAATATCGACGTGCAGGTGCTTCCGTTCAGGGCGGGGGTGCACTCGTGCGGCGGCGGGCCCTTCAACATCCTGTCGTTCGTGGAGTCCGGCGCTCTGGATGTGGTGCACATGGACGGACTGCGGTCCACCAACTGGGTCGAGGGGGCCGAAGAGAGCGCCGCCTACACTGAGTTGTTCGCGCGCACCTGTGCCATGAGCCTGTCACCGTACGACTCGCTGCGGGCCATGGAGAGCATTGCCAAGGGGATGAACGAGTGA
- a CDS encoding ATP-binding protein → MTSAQEKPPAPVLREDRLDFTPTARSVTFSRRRTARLVREWGYPGLAGDAALLVSELATNALLHGAIRGRLFRVHLTLSATTLRIAVSDPRGERLPGLREAGDDECYGRGLLIVARIADRWGVEPRTVGKTVFAELALRQGPDMPMGPREVRAGPSRTATPR, encoded by the coding sequence ATGACCTCAGCCCAGGAGAAACCCCCCGCCCCCGTCCTCCGCGAGGACCGGCTCGACTTCACCCCCACCGCCCGCAGCGTCACCTTCTCCCGGCGCCGTACCGCGCGGCTCGTACGGGAGTGGGGGTATCCGGGTCTGGCCGGCGACGCGGCCTTGCTGGTCAGCGAGTTGGCGACCAACGCGTTACTGCACGGCGCCATTCGGGGACGGCTCTTCCGCGTGCACCTCACGCTCAGCGCGACCACGCTCCGTATCGCGGTCAGTGACCCGCGCGGCGAGCGGCTGCCCGGTCTGCGCGAGGCCGGGGACGACGAGTGCTACGGGCGGGGCCTCCTGATCGTCGCGCGGATCGCGGACCGCTGGGGCGTCGAGCCGCGCACCGTCGGGAAGACCGTGTTCGCCGAACTCGCCCTGCGGCAGGGGCCGGACATGCCGATGGGCCCGCGCGAAGTTCGCGCGGGCCCATCTCGTACAGCTACGCCCAGGTGA
- the pdhA gene encoding pyruvate dehydrogenase (acetyl-transferring) E1 component subunit alpha: MTVESTAARKPRRSSKRTSAVKTTAKTSAKTPQSSEPELVQLLTPEGERVEHPDYSIDLTADELRGLYRDMVLTRRFDAEATALQRQGELGLWASLLGQEAAQIGSGRALRDDDYVFPTYREHGVAWCRGVDPTNLLGMFRGVNHGGWDPNSNNFHLYTIVIGSQTLHATGYAMGVAKDGADSAVIAYFGDGASSQGDVAEAFTFSAVYNAPVVFFCQNNQWAISEPTEKQTRVPLYQRAQGFGFPGVRVDGNDVLACLAVTRSALERARRGEGPTLVEAFTYRMGAHTTSDDPTKYRADEERASWEAKDPILRLRAYLEKEGAADEAFFTALDEESEALGKRVREAVRAMPDPDPIAIFDHAYADGNPLVDEERAQFAAYQASFADSAEESK, translated from the coding sequence GTGACCGTGGAGAGCACTGCCGCGCGCAAGCCGCGACGCAGCAGCAAGCGGACCAGCGCCGTGAAAACGACCGCGAAGACGTCCGCGAAGACGCCACAGAGTTCCGAGCCCGAGCTCGTACAGCTGCTGACGCCCGAGGGCGAGCGCGTGGAGCATCCGGACTATTCGATCGACCTGACCGCGGACGAGCTGCGCGGTCTGTACCGGGACATGGTCCTGACCCGTCGCTTCGACGCCGAGGCCACCGCCCTCCAGCGCCAGGGTGAGCTGGGCCTGTGGGCCTCGCTGCTCGGCCAGGAGGCCGCGCAGATCGGCTCCGGCCGGGCTCTGCGCGACGACGACTACGTCTTCCCGACGTATCGCGAGCACGGTGTCGCCTGGTGCCGGGGTGTCGATCCGACCAATCTGCTCGGGATGTTCCGTGGCGTGAACCACGGCGGCTGGGACCCGAACAGCAACAACTTCCACCTGTACACGATCGTCATCGGCTCGCAGACCCTGCACGCCACCGGCTACGCCATGGGCGTCGCCAAGGACGGCGCGGACTCGGCCGTGATCGCGTACTTCGGCGACGGAGCCTCCAGCCAAGGGGACGTCGCCGAGGCCTTCACCTTCTCCGCGGTCTACAACGCCCCGGTCGTCTTCTTCTGCCAGAACAACCAGTGGGCGATCTCCGAGCCGACCGAGAAGCAGACCCGCGTCCCGCTCTACCAGCGCGCGCAGGGCTTCGGTTTCCCCGGCGTCCGGGTCGACGGCAACGACGTACTCGCCTGCCTGGCCGTCACCAGGTCGGCGCTGGAGCGGGCCCGCCGGGGGGAGGGGCCCACCCTCGTCGAGGCGTTCACCTACCGGATGGGCGCGCACACCACCTCCGACGACCCGACGAAGTACCGGGCGGACGAGGAGCGGGCCTCCTGGGAGGCCAAGGACCCGATCCTGCGGCTGCGCGCGTACCTGGAGAAGGAGGGCGCCGCCGACGAGGCGTTCTTCACCGCGCTGGACGAGGAGAGCGAAGCGCTCGGCAAGCGGGTGCGCGAAGCGGTACGGGCGATGCCCGACCCGGACCCGATCGCGATCTTCGACCACGCCTACGCCGACGGGAACCCGCTCGTCGACGAGGAGCGCGCCCAGTTCGCCGCCTACCAGGCATCGTTCGCCGACTCTGCCGAGGAGAGCAAGTAG
- a CDS encoding phosphotransferase enzyme family protein, whose protein sequence is MLRHYPDAGEPLSCKPITKGLLNHGYRVSTTRGSYFLKHHLDDSTGDRATIVRQHRATQRLQSLGVPVAPPVQDTEGDTVTEIGGRCYALHPWVDGLHRAGAQLSTAQSERLGALLGAVHTGLEQVMGAGTGLAHRSVGSVGYRSPDPTDTFALIDDLLTAARGRRPRDAFDELAVHRLLERRTLLEQHADRRPPTPGAPATGWVHGDFHPLNVLYRGGDPVAILDWDRLGVQPRAEEAVRAAAIFFVLPAGKLELEKVRAYARAYRQAAGAGAAELAAAVHRVWWERLNDFWILRWRYCLHDRRADPQFPAVSALAVWWTREYETVREAFTG, encoded by the coding sequence GTGCTGCGCCACTATCCGGACGCCGGTGAACCCCTGAGCTGCAAGCCCATCACCAAGGGCCTGCTCAACCACGGCTACCGCGTCTCCACCACCCGCGGCTCCTACTTCCTCAAGCACCACCTCGACGACTCCACCGGTGACCGCGCCACGATCGTCCGCCAGCACCGCGCCACCCAGCGGCTGCAGTCGCTGGGCGTGCCCGTCGCCCCGCCCGTGCAGGACACCGAGGGCGACACGGTCACTGAGATCGGCGGCCGGTGCTACGCCCTGCACCCGTGGGTGGACGGGCTGCACCGGGCGGGCGCCCAGCTCAGCACCGCGCAGTCGGAGCGGCTCGGGGCGCTGCTCGGGGCCGTGCACACCGGGCTCGAACAGGTCATGGGGGCGGGCACCGGGCTCGCGCACCGGTCCGTCGGGTCCGTCGGGTACCGGAGCCCCGACCCCACCGACACCTTCGCGCTGATCGACGACCTGCTGACGGCCGCCCGCGGGCGCCGTCCCCGGGACGCCTTCGACGAGCTGGCCGTGCACCGCCTCCTGGAGCGGCGCACCCTGCTGGAACAGCACGCCGACCGCAGACCCCCCACCCCCGGTGCCCCGGCCACCGGCTGGGTGCACGGTGACTTCCACCCGCTGAACGTCCTGTACCGGGGCGGCGACCCGGTCGCGATCCTCGACTGGGACCGGCTGGGCGTCCAGCCACGGGCGGAGGAGGCGGTGCGGGCCGCGGCGATCTTCTTCGTACTGCCGGCCGGGAAACTGGAGCTGGAGAAGGTGCGGGCGTACGCGCGGGCCTACCGGCAGGCGGCCGGGGCGGGGGCGGCGGAACTGGCCGCCGCGGTGCACCGGGTGTGGTGGGAGCGGCTCAACGACTTCTGGATACTCCGCTGGCGGTACTGCCTGCACGACCGGAGGGCCGACCCGCAGTTCCCTGCGGTGTCGGCCCTGGCGGTCTGGTGGACGCGCGAGTACGAGACGGTGCGCGAGGCGTTCACGGGGTGA
- a CDS encoding protein kinase: MAPDSEANGGGVSDGTDSWGIGGVVGDGRYRMTHRLGRGGMAEVFAAEDVRLGRTVAVKLLRSDLAEDPVSKARFTREAQSVAGLNHHAIVAVYDSGEDIVGGATVPYIVMELVEGRTIRDLLISAEAPPPEQALIIVSGVLEALAYSHQHGIVHRDIKPANVIITNSGAVKVMDFGIARALHGAQSTMTQTGMVMGTPQYLSPEQALGKAVDHRSDLYATGCLLYELLALRPPFTGETPLSVVYQHVQDIPVPPSEVLDAVPPELDGLVMRSLAKDPDDRFQSAEEMRGLIQYSLQMLQVQGGHTGTWNTGAVAMHEGGNTPAMGVAGATMAMGHPHHGDTSQGPILPPMNPDDGGYEGGHQGGGGRGKLWLFVVLALIAIGAGVAIAVNAANDTGSTPEKKPDKTTSSPSPSKTSSGPSDEKSQETQAPENSTGNQQDTPPRRSYSPSTTPSEPSEPPSKEPSAPANGSTGTDTGGTTDTGGTSTDGGSTGTDTGGTTDTGGTGTEGGSTGTEGGSTGTEGGSGATTGTSAAAGPGTGTTS, from the coding sequence ATGGCACCCGATTCCGAAGCAAACGGCGGCGGAGTTTCGGATGGCACCGACTCCTGGGGCATCGGCGGTGTCGTCGGTGACGGACGTTACCGGATGACCCACCGCCTCGGCCGGGGCGGCATGGCCGAGGTGTTCGCGGCCGAGGACGTGAGGCTGGGACGCACGGTCGCCGTGAAGCTCCTGCGCTCCGACCTCGCCGAGGACCCGGTCTCCAAGGCCCGGTTCACGCGCGAGGCGCAGTCGGTCGCCGGGCTCAACCACCATGCGATCGTCGCCGTGTACGACTCCGGCGAGGACATCGTGGGCGGGGCGACCGTCCCTTACATCGTGATGGAGCTGGTCGAGGGCCGCACCATCCGCGACCTGCTGATCAGCGCCGAGGCCCCGCCGCCCGAGCAGGCGCTGATCATCGTCTCCGGCGTGCTCGAAGCACTGGCGTACTCGCACCAGCACGGCATCGTGCACCGCGACATCAAGCCGGCCAACGTGATCATCACCAACTCCGGTGCGGTCAAGGTGATGGACTTCGGCATCGCCCGCGCGCTGCACGGCGCGCAGTCGACGATGACCCAGACCGGCATGGTCATGGGCACGCCGCAGTACCTCTCCCCCGAGCAGGCGCTCGGCAAGGCCGTCGACCACCGCTCCGACCTCTACGCCACCGGCTGCCTGCTGTACGAACTCCTGGCGCTGCGGCCCCCGTTCACGGGCGAGACGCCGCTGTCCGTCGTGTACCAGCACGTCCAGGACATTCCGGTCCCGCCGTCCGAGGTCCTGGACGCGGTGCCGCCGGAGCTGGACGGGCTGGTCATGCGCTCCCTCGCGAAGGACCCGGACGACCGGTTCCAGAGCGCCGAGGAGATGCGCGGCCTCATCCAGTACAGCCTCCAGATGCTTCAGGTGCAGGGCGGCCACACGGGTACGTGGAACACCGGTGCGGTCGCCATGCACGAAGGCGGGAACACCCCGGCCATGGGTGTCGCCGGGGCCACGATGGCGATGGGCCACCCGCATCACGGGGACACCTCGCAGGGTCCGATCCTGCCGCCGATGAACCCCGACGACGGCGGTTACGAGGGCGGGCACCAGGGCGGCGGCGGTCGCGGCAAGCTGTGGCTGTTCGTCGTGCTCGCGCTGATCGCGATCGGGGCGGGTGTCGCCATCGCGGTCAACGCCGCGAACGACACCGGTTCGACCCCTGAGAAGAAGCCCGACAAGACCACCAGTTCGCCGTCCCCGTCGAAGACGTCGTCCGGGCCGAGCGACGAGAAGAGCCAGGAGACCCAGGCGCCGGAGAACTCCACCGGCAACCAGCAGGACACGCCGCCGCGGCGGAGCTACTCCCCGTCGACCACCCCGAGCGAGCCGTCCGAACCACCGTCGAAGGAACCGTCCGCCCCGGCCAACGGCAGCACCGGTACGGACACCGGCGGCACCACGGACACCGGCGGCACCAGTACGGACGGCGGCAGCACGGGTACGGACACCGGCGGTACCACGGACACCGGCGGCACCGGTACGGAGGGCGGCAGCACGGGTACGGAGGGCGGCAGTACGGGTACGGAGGGCGGCAGCGGCGCCACCACCGGTACATCCGCGGCGGCCGGGCCCGGTACGGGCACCACGTCCTGA
- a CDS encoding protein kinase, translating to MSQDGAHGAQGRYAGGSVAGGRYQLRDLLGEGGMASVYLAYDTALDRQVAIKTLHTELGREQSFRERFRREAQAVAKLQHTNIVSVFDTGEDELGGALMPYIVMEYVEGQPLGSVLQADIQHHGAMPADRALKVTSDVLAALDTSHEMGLVHRDIKPGNVMMTKRGVVKVMDFGIARAMQSGVTSMTQTGMVVGTPQYLSPEQALGRGVDARSDLYSVGIMLFQLLTGRIPFDADSPLAIAYAHVQEEPVAPSTINRSITPAMDALVARALKKNPNERFPSAAAMQDEIARVLAASGSPGAPVIVAGGGAPANSGSGVGSAVFPPVDQSGGMPQSVQTPYQPGPYQSGAQPGPYGPATPAPTPAPSYGYPQSAQAYQSQAPMQQQTPPYTVSPQTQTQSHSGGGGSKRNMPVIVGSIVVALIAIGGLITVLSLKNDDSKGGTTANESPAAGEHKDPERNRTMDTEKCTDAMEDSDDPNKVDAPNFLYKDILSARACADAAGWTIKKIQVPGNTYAEDQVVDQFPTPGTAVPKTDAHFELRIATGDPA from the coding sequence ATGAGCCAGGACGGCGCACACGGCGCACAGGGTCGCTACGCGGGCGGTTCCGTCGCCGGCGGGCGCTACCAGCTTCGCGACCTGCTCGGCGAGGGCGGGATGGCGTCCGTATACCTGGCGTACGACACCGCCCTGGACCGACAGGTCGCAATCAAGACATTGCATACGGAGCTGGGCCGCGAGCAGTCCTTCCGTGAAAGGTTCCGGCGCGAGGCGCAGGCCGTTGCCAAACTGCAGCACACCAACATCGTCTCGGTCTTCGACACCGGCGAGGACGAGCTCGGCGGCGCGCTGATGCCGTACATCGTCATGGAGTACGTGGAGGGGCAGCCGCTCGGCTCCGTGCTCCAGGCGGACATCCAGCACCACGGCGCGATGCCGGCCGACCGGGCACTGAAGGTGACGTCCGACGTACTGGCCGCGCTGGACACCAGCCACGAAATGGGCCTGGTCCACCGCGACATCAAGCCCGGCAACGTGATGATGACCAAGCGCGGTGTCGTGAAGGTCATGGACTTCGGCATCGCCCGCGCCATGCAGTCGGGCGTCACGTCGATGACGCAGACCGGCATGGTCGTCGGCACCCCGCAGTACCTCTCCCCCGAGCAGGCCCTGGGCCGCGGCGTGGACGCCCGCTCCGACCTGTACTCGGTCGGCATCATGCTGTTCCAGCTGCTGACCGGGCGGATCCCCTTCGACGCGGACTCCCCGCTGGCCATCGCGTACGCACACGTCCAGGAGGAGCCGGTCGCACCCTCCACCATCAACCGGTCGATCACCCCGGCGATGGACGCGCTGGTCGCCCGCGCGCTGAAGAAGAACCCGAACGAACGCTTCCCGAGCGCGGCGGCGATGCAGGACGAGATCGCCCGCGTGCTGGCCGCGAGCGGCTCCCCGGGCGCGCCGGTGATCGTCGCGGGCGGCGGCGCCCCGGCGAACAGCGGCTCGGGCGTCGGCTCGGCGGTCTTCCCGCCGGTCGACCAGTCCGGCGGGATGCCCCAGAGCGTCCAGACGCCGTACCAGCCGGGCCCGTACCAGTCGGGTGCCCAGCCGGGCCCGTACGGTCCGGCGACCCCGGCCCCGACGCCGGCACCGTCGTACGGCTACCCGCAGTCGGCCCAGGCGTACCAGAGCCAGGCCCCGATGCAGCAGCAGACGCCGCCCTACACGGTCTCGCCGCAGACCCAGACGCAGTCGCACTCGGGCGGGGGCGGCTCCAAGCGGAACATGCCGGTGATCGTGGGCTCGATCGTGGTCGCGCTGATCGCGATCGGCGGGCTGATCACGGTGCTCTCGCTGAAGAACGACGACTCGAAGGGCGGCACGACCGCGAACGAGTCACCGGCCGCGGGCGAGCACAAGGATCCGGAGCGGAACCGGACGATGGACACCGAGAAGTGCACGGACGCGATGGAGGACAGCGACGACCCGAACAAGGTCGACGCACCGAACTTCCTGTACAAGGACATCCTCTCCGCGCGGGCGTGCGCGGACGCGGCGGGCTGGACCATCAAGAAGATCCAGGTACCGGGCAACACCTACGCGGAGGACCAGGTCGTCGACCAGTTCCCCACGCCGGGCACCGCCGTACCGAAGACCGACGCCCACTTCGAGCTGCGCATCGCGACGGGCGACCCGGCCTGA